The DNA region GCTCGACCTGGCGCAACGCCTATCTGTTCGGCGCCCAGGAGTTGCGACAGGGCATGCCGAAGACGCCGCCGCGCTCCCCGATGCCGCGCGAGACGCTGGCTGCGCTGCGCACCGAGCAGCTCTGGGACGTGCTCGGCATCCGCCTCAATGGCCCCAAGGCCGAAGGCGAGCGCATCGTGCTGAACTGGAATTTTACCGATACCGGCGAAAGCTTCATCCTCAATCTGGAGAACTCGGCGCTGACCTATGTGAAGGGCGCGCAGGCTTCCGATGCGCAGGCCGGCTTTACGCTCGCGCGCGGCGTGCTCGATGAAGTCATCGCCAAGCTGACCACGTTTCCGGAGGCGGTCGCTGCAGGCAAGATCAAGGTGACCGGCGACCCGATGCAGCTCGCGGAGCTGATGGCGCTGATGGATGAATTCCCGCGGATGTTCGAGATCGTCGAGCCGAAGCGGGCGGTGGTGACCTGAAGGACGTAGGGTGGGCAAAGGCGCGAGCGCCGTGCCCACCATCCACGACGTGCTCGTGAGGGTGGGCACGCTGCGCTTTGCCCACCCTACGGCCTTAGGATGACGGGGGACTGGCGGCCTCAAATCCCCAGATACGCCGCCTGCACCTGCTTGTTGTCGGCGAGTTCGGCGCTCGAGCCCTGCATGATGACATTGCCGCTTTCGAGCACATAGGCGCGCTGCACCAGCGACAGCGCGCGGCTGACATTCTGCTCGACCAGGAGGATCGCGGTGCCCATCTTGTGGATCTCGCCGATCTTCTCGAAGGTCACGTCGGTCATGACGGGCGCGAGCCCTAGCGAGGGCTCGTCGAGCATCAAGAGCCGCGGCTTCAGCATCAGGCCGCGGCCGACCGCGACCATCTGCTGCTCGCCGCCGCTCATGGTGCCGGCGAGTTGCTTCCTGCGGTCGGCGAGGCGGGGGAAGATGCTGTAGACCAGCTCCATCGTGCGCGCGCGGTCCGCCTTGGCCTTCGGCGTGTAGGCGCCGATCTCGAGGTTCTCCTGCACGGACATTTCGGGAAAGACCTGCCGCCCTTCCGGGACGTGCGCGATGCCGAGCTCCGGGATGCGGTAGGGCGGCAGCGCGGCCAGATCGACGCCGTCGAACGTGACCCTGCCGGCGAACAGTTTGACCAGCCCGGAGACGGCGCGCAGCGTCGTGCTCTTGCCGGCGCCGTTGGCCCCCAGCAGGCCGACGGCTTCACCTTCGGCAATGGAGATGCTGACATCGGTGATGGCCGGCACCGCGCCGTAGCTGGCGCTGACGCGGGAGAGCTCAAGCATGTGCGTCTCCCTGGGCCGGCGGATGCACGTAGGAGCCGAGATAGGCGCGGATCACTTCCGGGTTCTCCACGATCTCCTTCGGCGCGCCCTCGGCGATCTTCTGACCGTGATCGAGCACCACGATGTGGCGTGCCACCGCCATGATCGCGCGCATCACGTGCTCGACGATCACGATGGTGAGGCCGCTGGCGGAGAGCTTCTTCACCAACGCCACCGCCTGGTCGATCTCGGCCGGGTTGAGCCCGGCCATCACCTCGTCGAGCAGCAGGATCCTTGGCTGCGTCGCCAGCGCGCGGGCCATCTCCAGCCGACGCTGGTCGATGGTGGTGAGGTCTTTTGCCCGCGTCTGCTCCCTGGCGCCGAGGCCGACGAATTCGATCGCCTCGCGCGCCTTCTTTTGCGCGGCGGCGATGTGGCGGTCGCGCAGGAAGGCGCCGGTCATCACGTTGTCCAACACCGTCATCGCGCCGAACGGCTTTGCCACCTGGAAGGTGCGCGCCATGCCGAGCGCGCAGACATCGTGCGGCTTGAGGCCGACGACTTCCTGGCCGAAGGCCAGCACCGAGCCGGAGTCGGGACGATGAAATCCGGTGATCAGATGAAAGCTTGTGGTCTTGCCGGCGCCGTTCGGCCCGATCAGCGCCACCGTCTCGTTCTCCTGCACCGTGAAGCTGACGTCCTGCACGGCGCGCAGGCCGCCGAAGCGCTTGCTGAGACCCTTGATGACCAATGCTTCAGCCATCGCCGTCCCTCAGGCGCGTGCCGGCTGGCGCCGGGTGGTGCGGTGATAGACGTCGGTGGCAAAGCCGATCAGCCCGGTCGGCCGCCACAGGATCACGGCCATCAGGATCAGGCTGTACACGGTCAGCTGGATGCCGCCGACCGAACTGCCGAGCCAGCTCTGCAGCAGCGCCGAGGTGGTCTCCAGCAGCACAGTGCCGATCACCGGTCCCCACAGCGTGCCGATGCCGCCGACGATCGAGACCAGCGCGGCCTCGATCGAGACGTTGAAGCTAAAGGCGGTCGCGGGATCGATGAAGTAGATGTATTGCGTATAGAAGGTGCCGGCGAGCGCGGTCAGGAAGGCGCTGATCAGATAGATGTCGCGCTTGATCTTCGGTGCGTTGACGCCGATCGCCTCCGCCGCGTCCTCGTCCTCGCCGATCGCGACGAGGTAGTAGCCCATCCAGGATTTCTCGATCAGATGGGTGATCCACAGCCCCACGACCAGCAGGCCGAGCACCACGTAATAGTACGACGACTTCTCCTCGAACTGCATCATCAGCGGCGCGCTGCCGAGGTTCGGGATCGTGGTGCCCTCGGCGCCCCAGGCGAAGTCGCGGAATTTGAGGAAGATCAGCATCAGCACCTGCGCGGTCGCGATGGTCGCGATGGTGAAATACGGGCCGCGCAGGCGGAAGCAGAGCCAGCCGATCGGCAGGCTCGCCAGCATCGCCACCACGCCGCCGGCGATCATGCCGATCCAGGGCGAGATGCCGTAGTTCACCTGCATGATCGTGGAGGTGTAGGCACCGAGCCCGAAATAGGCGGCGTGTCCGAGCGAGAGTTGCTTGGCGTAGCCGCCCATCAGGTTCCAGGCGACGCCGATGAAGGAGAACAGCAGGATGCGGATGAAGATGTCGATCGCAAACGATGAGGTGACGAAGTGGGGCAAAGCGAGCATGACGAGGCCCGCCAGCGCAAGCCACAGCCATTTCATCTTGGCGAGCGTTTCCATCAGCGGCCCCTCCTGGCACCGAGGCCGCTTGGCCTGAAGGCCAGCGTCAGCAGCAGCAGCGCAAACACCACGATCAGGCCGGAATCGGCGCCGACGAACTGGATGCCGAGCGATTCCGCGACCCCCATCATCAGGCTCGCGACCAGCGCGCCGATCACATTTCCCAGCGTGCCCATCACCACGGCGACGAACGCCATCAGCACGAACACCTGACCGACGAACGGATAGGCCGAATAGAACGGCATCAGCAACGAGCCGGCCGCGCCTGCGAGCGCCAGCGCGGTGCCGAAGGCGACCGCGAACACCCGGTTGGGATTGATCCCCATCAGCATCGCAACGTCGCGGTTCTGCGACGCCGCGCGCATCGCCTTGCCGAGATCGGTGGTGTGCAGGAACACCCAGAGCAGGCCGCTCAGCGCCATCGCGACGCCGAAGGCGATCAGTTTCGCCACCGGAATATAGAGCCCGCCGAAATGCAGCGCCTCATCCGAATAGGAGGTGTGCACGGTGCGATAGTTCGCGGTGAAGAACATCAGCGAGAGGTTCAGCAGCAGCAGCGACAGCGCAAAGGTCAGGAAGATCTGCGGCATGTCGTTCGGCCCGAGCACCCGGCGGATCAGGAAATGCTGGATCAGGACGCCGGCCAGGAACAGCACCGGCATCGAGACGACCAGCGAAACCAGCGGATCGATGCCGAACTGGGTGGCGAGGAAGAACGAGATGTACATCCCGATCATCACGAATTCGCCCTGGGCGAAGTTGACGATCTTGACCACGCCGAAGATCAGCGTGACGCCGATGCTGACAAGCGCGTAGATGCCGCCGATGAGCAGGCCGTTGATGACGGCCTGGGCCAGTGTCTCCCACATGCGAGGCGACCGCCGTTCTTAGGTCTTCATCAGCGGCGCGCGGGCGTCTTCCTTGGGGAAGACGCTGACCAGGTCGGTCTTCTGCCACTGCACCCCGACCGGCTTGCCGTAGATGTTCTTGCCGTCGGGCCCGAACTTCACCTTGCCGCCCGGCGCCATCGCCGCATAGCCCGAGGAGACGTCGAGGGTCGAGAGCGCTTCGCGCACCTTCTTCGGATCGGCGGAGGCGGCGCGCTCCAGCGCGTCGGCCAGCATGAAGGTCTGCGCCACCAGGCCGCCGGCATATTCGAAGGCGAAGTCGCCGGTGCGCTTCTTGAACTCGACGTTGACCTTCTGTGCCTCGTCGCTGACGTCGTGGTTCCAGTGCGCCACGCCTTGCAGGCCTTCGGCCAGTTGACCGACATTCTTGTAGAAGTCCGGCATCACGAAGCCGCCCGAGCCGCCGTTGATGGCGACGTTGAGCCCGACCTGCTTCACGGTGCGCACGATCAGGATCAGGTCGTTGAGATAGGAGATCGAGAACAGCGTGTTGGCGCCGGAGGCCTTGACCTTGTTGATCAGCGGGCTCGCATCGGTGAAGCCGGCTGAATAAGGCTCGAACATCACGATCTCGACGCCTTCGCCCGGCGCCTGCTCCTTCAGGCCGTTCGAGGTCGAGGTGCCGAACGCAGTGTTTTCGAAGATCACCGCGACCTTGGCCTGGTCGCTGACCAGCTTGGCCATCTGCAGCTGCGCCTTGGCGAATTGCGAGGCGCGCGCGAACGGCGTGAACGTGTAGCTGCGTCCCTTGTTGAGCTGGTCGGAGCTGGAGCCGGTGATGATCGGCACCCTGGCGCGCTCGCAGACTTCGCTCGCGATCAGGGTCAGTGCGCTGGCGTAGCAGCCGTGGATTGCCGAAAGCTTGTTGCCCGTGATCAGGCGGTCGGTCTCGGTGCGCGTCACCGTGGTGTCGCTCTGCACGTCGGAAATGATCAGATTGAGCTTGGCGCCGCCGAGCGACTTGATGCCGCCGGCCTCGTTGACCATGTCGACCGCGAGCTTGGCGGCCGCGACGCAGCCGGTGCCGATCTGCGCCATGCTGCCGGTGGTCGGATAGAGCGCGCCGATGTTGATGGGGTCGGCGGCCCAGCCGCGCAGCGGCACCGCGCCGAACGCACCTGCGGCCAGCACGCCGCCGGTCTTGGCGAGGAATTTGCGCCGATTGAGCTTTCGTTGTCCGGCCTTGCCCGCAGCGGTATTATTAATGGCCGACGGCTTGCGGTCCCCTGTCATGGCGTTCCCCCTGCGCGACCACGGCACGGCTGCCCCGTCCGCTCGCTTTTTATTCTTGATCAAGCGGGGCGCATAAGAGCACGTAATTCAGCAATCGCAAAGGCGATATCCGCAGATGGCGGGGTCGGGGCGTGCGTCGCAACAATCGCGCAACGCGCGCGCATGTCGAGCGGATCGCGGAATGGTGGTTGCCGTCGGCGATGGCGATATTATTGATAATCGAATGACCCGACGGACCGGTTACGCACCGGCCCGCCGGGCCATCCGATCGGCCGCTGCAACTTACTCCGCGCTGGCCACCAGCTTGAAGCGCGGCTTGGCTTCCATCAGGCCGCGATAGGCGGCGAGATAGTCAAGCGCCATGCGGCGCGCGGTGAAGCGGGTCTCGAACTGCTTGCGGATCGCGCCGCGATCGAGCGTCTCCAGCCGCCCGACCGACGACACGGCGCTGATCTCGTCCTCGACGATGAAGCCGGTGACGCCGTCCTCGATGATCTCAGGTACCGAACCGCGGTTATAGGCGATCACAGGCGTGCCGCAGGCCATCGCCTCGATCATCACTAGGCCGAACGGCTCCGGCCAGTCGATCGGAACCAGCAGGCCGAGCGCGCCGCTGAGGAAATCCGGCTTCTCGCGGTCACTGATCTCGCCGATGAACTCGACCAGCGGGTTGTTCGTGATCAGCGGCTTGATCAGCTCGTCGTAATATTCCTGGTCGGCGCGGTCGACCTTGGCGGCGATCTTCAGCGGAATGCCGCAGCGGCCCGCGATCTTGATCGCGCGATCGACGCCCTTTTCCGGCGCGATGCGGCCAAGCACGGCGAGATAGGACTGCCGCGCCGGCTGCGGTGTCAGCAGGTTCTCGGGCAGGCCATGATGGATGGTGCGCACCCAATGCGCTTGCGGCACCGGTCGTCGCTGAGCGTTCGAGATCGAGATCACGGGAATCTTGGAGAAGGTGTTGAAGACGGGCTGATGCTCCGGCAGGTCGAGCCGGCCATGCAGCGTGGTCACGAACGGCG from Bradyrhizobium genosp. L includes:
- a CDS encoding ABC transporter ATP-binding protein, which encodes MLELSRVSASYGAVPAITDVSISIAEGEAVGLLGANGAGKSTTLRAVSGLVKLFAGRVTFDGVDLAALPPYRIPELGIAHVPEGRQVFPEMSVQENLEIGAYTPKAKADRARTMELVYSIFPRLADRRKQLAGTMSGGEQQMVAVGRGLMLKPRLLMLDEPSLGLAPVMTDVTFEKIGEIHKMGTAILLVEQNVSRALSLVQRAYVLESGNVIMQGSSAELADNKQVQAAYLGI
- a CDS encoding ABC transporter ATP-binding protein, which translates into the protein MAEALVIKGLSKRFGGLRAVQDVSFTVQENETVALIGPNGAGKTTSFHLITGFHRPDSGSVLAFGQEVVGLKPHDVCALGMARTFQVAKPFGAMTVLDNVMTGAFLRDRHIAAAQKKAREAIEFVGLGAREQTRAKDLTTIDQRRLEMARALATQPRILLLDEVMAGLNPAEIDQAVALVKKLSASGLTIVIVEHVMRAIMAVARHIVVLDHGQKIAEGAPKEIVENPEVIRAYLGSYVHPPAQGDAHA
- a CDS encoding branched-chain amino acid ABC transporter permease, whose protein sequence is METLAKMKWLWLALAGLVMLALPHFVTSSFAIDIFIRILLFSFIGVAWNLMGGYAKQLSLGHAAYFGLGAYTSTIMQVNYGISPWIGMIAGGVVAMLASLPIGWLCFRLRGPYFTIATIATAQVLMLIFLKFRDFAWGAEGTTIPNLGSAPLMMQFEEKSSYYYVVLGLLVVGLWITHLIEKSWMGYYLVAIGEDEDAAEAIGVNAPKIKRDIYLISAFLTALAGTFYTQYIYFIDPATAFSFNVSIEAALVSIVGGIGTLWGPVIGTVLLETTSALLQSWLGSSVGGIQLTVYSLILMAVILWRPTGLIGFATDVYHRTTRRQPARA
- a CDS encoding branched-chain amino acid ABC transporter permease, whose protein sequence is MWETLAQAVINGLLIGGIYALVSIGVTLIFGVVKIVNFAQGEFVMIGMYISFFLATQFGIDPLVSLVVSMPVLFLAGVLIQHFLIRRVLGPNDMPQIFLTFALSLLLLNLSLMFFTANYRTVHTSYSDEALHFGGLYIPVAKLIAFGVAMALSGLLWVFLHTTDLGKAMRAASQNRDVAMLMGINPNRVFAVAFGTALALAGAAGSLLMPFYSAYPFVGQVFVLMAFVAVVMGTLGNVIGALVASLMMGVAESLGIQFVGADSGLIVVFALLLLTLAFRPSGLGARRGR
- a CDS encoding ABC transporter substrate-binding protein, with the translated sequence MTGDRKPSAINNTAAGKAGQRKLNRRKFLAKTGGVLAAGAFGAVPLRGWAADPINIGALYPTTGSMAQIGTGCVAAAKLAVDMVNEAGGIKSLGGAKLNLIISDVQSDTTVTRTETDRLITGNKLSAIHGCYASALTLIASEVCERARVPIITGSSSDQLNKGRSYTFTPFARASQFAKAQLQMAKLVSDQAKVAVIFENTAFGTSTSNGLKEQAPGEGVEIVMFEPYSAGFTDASPLINKVKASGANTLFSISYLNDLILIVRTVKQVGLNVAINGGSGGFVMPDFYKNVGQLAEGLQGVAHWNHDVSDEAQKVNVEFKKRTGDFAFEYAGGLVAQTFMLADALERAASADPKKVREALSTLDVSSGYAAMAPGGKVKFGPDGKNIYGKPVGVQWQKTDLVSVFPKEDARAPLMKT
- a CDS encoding glycosyltransferase family 4 protein → MRIAQVAPLTEAVPPKLYGGTERVVHWLTEELVALGHDVTLFASGDSQTSAKLDATWPKALRLDGSVRDPNALHMVMLERVRQKADDDEFDFLHCHLDYYPWSLFSRQPTPFVTTLHGRLDLPEHQPVFNTFSKIPVISISNAQRRPVPQAHWVRTIHHGLPENLLTPQPARQSYLAVLGRIAPEKGVDRAIKIAGRCGIPLKIAAKVDRADQEYYDELIKPLITNNPLVEFIGEISDREKPDFLSGALGLLVPIDWPEPFGLVMIEAMACGTPVIAYNRGSVPEIIEDGVTGFIVEDEISAVSSVGRLETLDRGAIRKQFETRFTARRMALDYLAAYRGLMEAKPRFKLVASAE